ATAATAAAAGGGCCTTAAAAACAGTGAAGCCATTTTGTACAATTTAAGGAAGTACTACATCAATGGTACACAATTCAGAAGACTCGTCTCCAGATCTTGATTGGCTTTCCCCGATTGGCCGTTGGACTGCgggtggaacccggaggacaggctggttgacgacccaatgagtgtgcagaacgccttccagaaccgggacgagaactgaggaccccggtcgcAGACCATGTCCACCTGGAGTCCATGCACGAGCACAGGATTTtgtccttctccacaaagaagaacctgTGCCGGTGGGGGAGGAAGAAGGATGCATACAccctgcagctagggagtcctcgatgtaggtctccatagccttggtctccggacccAACAGAGAGTACAATTGTCCCCGACCACTACCTCCAAATGCAGTACTAGGACAACATGTGCTTACCCACCCAACACCTGCCATATTTACTGACACCTATTCAATCCTCTCAGATATACATGTGTCTATGGGTAGGGTAGTGTTTAATGGAaattgtggtagtgtgtagtggaaaTTATTACGGTATAAGACCACGTAGTGTCGTGTCATGTTGTTTCACATTCTGCATCAGTGATCAGAATAGATTCTGCCGTTCTGTCAATGTACACCAGAGGAGGACAAAGTACCACCAATAATGACTGAGGAAAGATCTACATGTACTTTACAACAGGAACAGCTGTCTGTGGACCACTGGTTTCAGTCCCACCCAAAGACCAGCTGATGGTTTCATATCTACTATCTCTAGTTATCAGAATCATTCACCAGGGACGTGTTCTAGTTCTGATACTGAGTTACAGGAAGTGATGTGTTGTTCCCTTTCTCCCCCAGTACACACctgcttcccctcctcctcctcccctcctcctcccctcctcctcctcccctcctcctcctctcctcctctccttattTATAGCTTCATGTAAATTAAGAGGTTGTTTTACCTCCTctcatatggggggggggtcatatgtCTGTGGCACTAATATATGATTCAGTGGAGATAAGGAATGCCTAGTTTAGAATAGTTTAAAGGTCTATGAAAGGGATTATATTTTGTTATTTCTTTGACATTTTTCAGATCAAATCTCTTGAGATGCCCCATCTCATCCAAATGAATTATATTAAGTGCCATAGATATTTATTCAAACTATGAAAGATACCTGACATCTCTTCTCATCTACATTTCATCAGAGTAACCAAACCAGaaaccaccacagacagacagtctacaGACCCAGTGTCCCCACAGAGACCAACAGAACCATGAATAACCTGGGCACCATCCGAGCCACCTGTCCTCGCTCCCCAACCAAGGGCCCCTCCAAGTTCAAACAGAGTTACACTCTCCAGTTTAAAAGCATGCCCATCGGGGGGTCATTGGATGAGTCACTATTCATTTGATTTAGTTCTACAAATAAAGATAACTAAACATTTCcaaatgttttttaaaattttATCTCAGagatgtatttatattttttacatgtatacTTTTTATATTGTATTGTTTAAGGTCAGTGACGGTGgtaaggtagagagggagacagagagtggggGCTGAGGCAAGATTAGTAACCTCATgtccagtgggtctgtgtgtgttctggagTCAGCAGTGTTACAACTACACATGACTCCAGCACTATTCTAGTCAGCAGTGTTACAACTACACATGACTCCAGCACTATTCTGGTCAGCAGTGTTACAACTACACATGACGCCAGCACTATTCTAGTCagcagtgttaccactacacctgACTCCAGCACTATTCGAGTCagcagtgttaccactacacctgACTCCAGCACTATTCTAGTCAGCAGTGTTACCACTAGACCTGACTCCAGCACTATCCTAGTCAGCAGTGTTACCACCAGACCTGACTCCAGCACTATTCTAGTCAGCAGTGTTACCACTACATCTGACTCCAGCACTATTCTAGTCAGCAGTGTTACCACTAGACCTGACTCCAGCACTATTCTAGTCAGCAGTGTTACCACTACATCTGACTCCAGCACTATTCTAGGCAGCAGTGTTACCACTAGACCTGACTCCAGCACTATTCTAGTCagcagtgttaccactacacaTGACTCCAGCACTATTCTAGTCagcagtgttaccactacacaTGACTCCAGCACTATTCTAGTCAGCAGTGTTACCACTAGATCTGACTCCAGCACTATTCTGGTCAGCAGTGTTACCACTAGATCTGACTCCAGCACTATTCTAGTCAACAGTGTTACCTCTAGACCTGACTCCAGCACTATTCATTTGATTTCTATACAAGGTAATTCAGTGGTACTCAATGCTTTTGTGGGTAgagaacagaggaggctggtgggtgaAGATATAGGagtacaggcttattctaaatgCTGAAATGTAATGGACTACAATGAGCTGATCCTCTGATATCTTTGCCCACTAGCCACCACTGGTGGAGAAATAATGATTAGAACATACAGTGTGATACAATTCATGTTCAGACATACAACCTCAACAGTGACAACATTTAGATAGTTTACAGTTGATGATATGGTTGTCCTAATAATGTTCTATAATAACAAAGTGATGTTGATTGTTTTCCTCAGGTTTGGAAATGATATTCCAGGGATGGATGGTCTTGGTACTGGTAAGATCTCTCTGTTGGCAGACACATTCTAGACTATTACAGCTTCCTGTCTTTAACAACAATACAAGAAGGGACTCACATGTTAAATAGATTCAACTTGTTTCCAACGTAGTCCCCGATGGAATTTCATGTTGAATTCCTAACTGAATCTTACCTGAATCCTAACTGATTCCTAACTGTATCTTAACTGACTCCTAACTGAACACTGCTCTTGAGCATAGAGAGTACAACACCCACAATCCTCTCTGTCTGTCGTCAGCTTCAATAACAGAGGGATTTACAGAGGGAGTCTGTGATCTAGTTGCAACTGGATCAATCACAGCAGAATTTGGACTGATCAGAGTCAGACAACAACAATATATTTTGGAGGCTGCCTGACTGTTGGTTTGTATTGTTGTGGTCTCCTGAATCCAAAGTGGACACGTTCCATCTCTGATATCATGGTAGACATGTTTGGTGTCTCTACTGTACTTCACATTAGTCTGTTTGCCAACTATATTGTCTTGTTCGACTAACACACTAGCCAGTACATTGTAGTGTTCCACTAACACACTAGCCAGTACATTGTAGTGTTCCACTAACACACTAGCCAGTACATTGTAGTGTTCCACTAACACACTAGCCAGTACATTGTAGTGTTCCACTAACACACTAGCCAATACATTGTAGTGTTCCACTAACACACTAGCCAATACATTGTAGTGTTCCACTAACACACTAGCCAATACATTGTAGTGTTCCACTAACACACTAGCCAGTACATTGTAGTGTTCCACTAACACACTAGCCAATACATTGTAGTGTTCCACTAACACACTAGCCAGTACATTGTAGTGTTCCACAAACACACTAGCCAGTACATTGTAGTGTTCCACTAACACACTAGCCAGTACATTGTAGTGTTCCACAAACACACTAGCCAGTACATTGTAGTATTCACTAACACACTAGCCAGTACATTGTAGTGTTTCACTAACACACTAGCCAGGACATTGTAGTGTTCCACTAACACACTAGCCAGTACATTGTAGTGTTCCACTAACACACTAACCAGTACATTGTAGTATTCACTAACACACTAGCCAGTACATTGTAGTGTTCCACTAACACACTAGCAAGGACATTTACTGTGTAATCATCATAATACATTTCCATGGTTACAGTTTTTGTCCATCAGCACATAGTGATAATAAGAGTCCAGCTAGCATTATGGATGTTATCTTGTAGCTTTACACCACTAGATGTTATTATCCTGTAGCTTTACTCCACTATATGTTATTATCTTGTAGCTTTACTCCACTAGATGTTATTATCTTGTAGCTTTACTCCACTAGATGTTATTATCTTGTAGCTTTACTCCACTAGATGTTATTATCTTGTAGCTTTACTCCACTAGATGCTATTATCTTGTAGCTTTACTCCACTATATGTTATTTTCTTGTAGCTTTACTCCACTATATGTTATTATCTTGTAGCTTTACTCCACTAGAAGGTATCTTGTAGCTTTACTCCACTAGATGTTATTATCTTGTAGCTTTACTCCACTATATGTTATTTTCTTGTAGCTTTACTCCACTATATGTTATTATCTTGTAGCTTTACTCCACTAGAAGGTATCTTGTAGCTTTACTCCACTATATGTTATTATCTTGTAGCTTTACTCCACTAGATGTTATTATTTTGTAGCTTTACTCCACTATATGTTATTATCTTGTAGCTTTACTCCACTAGATGTTATTATCTTGTAGCTTTACACCACTATATGTTATTATCTTGTAGCTTTACTTCACTATAGGTTATCTTCTTGCTTACTTCACTAAATGTTATCTTGTAGATTTACTCCATTATATGTTATTATCCTGTAGCTTTACTCCACTAGATATTATTATATTGTAGCTTTACTTCACTATATGTTATCTTGTAGCTTTACTTCACTATATGTTATCTTGTAGCTTTACTCcactatatgttattatattGTAGCTTTACTCCACCAGATGTTAAATTGTAGCTTTACTCCACCAGATGTTAAATTGTAGCTTTACTCCACCAGATGTTAAATTGTAGTCTTACTCCACTATATGTTATTATCTTGTAGCTTTACTCCACTTTATGTTATTATCTTGTAGCTTTACTCCACTAGGTGTTATTATCTTGTAGCTTTACTCCACTATATGTTATTATCTTGTAGCTTTACTCCACTAGATGTTATCTTGTAGCTTTACTCCACTAGATGTTATTATCTTGTAGCTTTACTCCACTATATGTTATTATCTTGTAGCTTTACTCCACTAGATGTTAAATTGTAGCTTTACTCCACTATATGTTATTATCTTGTAGCTTTACTGCACTGGATGTTATCCATCAGTCGTGtggtgaggaacagagggatgatcTGAATCCCCAGTAGGACGATACCCACGGCTCCTATCAGGCCTGTGTGCTGCTCTATCCAGCGGGACATGCCCCCCAGACAGCCCCCCAGAAAGATGACGCTCTGGGCAGAGAATTCATCCAGCTGCTGGGATCCTACTCCACACTGGGAGTTCCACACCGTGCCGTTCCCCAGGGGGTCCACACAGCAGGTAGCAGGGACCCCACAGGACAGCACCCCCGGGGCAGAGCAGTTATAGTACCTGGGATGAAGAGGACATGGGAGGAGAAAAGCAAGGACTGTAACCAATTAAATTGCCTGCTTGGATAATGTTATGTGACATAAAAGCAATAACCCTAGTTATGTAACATATCATCTTTGACAGatttatattttatacatttaaTTTCGTCTTTGTTCATACAGGTAATTCTCTGAGATGAAATCTATTTTACAAGAGAAACCTGCTCATAACGAACAAAACTATCAAAATGATACTAACAACCCTCATTGACAGACATCAGTTCATAAGGCTGTGTGTCAGTCAATGGACCATGTCATCACAAGTCATCATGTCAATGGTCTGGTCAGTCACATCTCACTCACATGTTGACCTCCCAGTCTCTGTACTTGTCGGCCCCACAGCACTGCAGTCCTATCTGGATCTCATCTGTGATGAACCTCAGGTCCAGGTCATCCTGGTAACGTACCATGGCAGCCAGCATACCTGACCTCAGGTATCCATCTATCTGTCCCTGCAGGCTGTAGGCCACGATGGCCGCTAGGACCTGGGCTGCTACCAGGACCAGCACGGTGGCTGAGGAGACCTGGAGCaggcagcagttctctctcagaGCCCCCACACAGCCTGACAGGCAGAGGGTAGAC
Above is a window of Salmo salar chromosome ssa03, Ssal_v3.1, whole genome shotgun sequence DNA encoding:
- the LOC106601907 gene encoding tetraspanin-10-like, with the translated sequence MGGNVCDCGGLSGNSLSFTGETDTDRELSGVLQGTEESSTEEQAPEPGPNDGPGNQGRTREVKPRAYSSPFSLRDLLLKYPLFFSNLLFTVLGLVVLALGLWGLINKESFAQDKIGQISTDPMLVFVMLGLVLSTLCLSGCVGALRENCCLLQVSSATVLVLVAAQVLAAIVAYSLQGQIDGYLRSGMLAAMVRYQDDLDLRFITDEIQIGLQCCGADKYRDWEVNMYYNCSAPGVLSCGVPATCCVDPLGNGTVWNSQCGVGSQQLDEFSAQSVIFLGGCLGGMSRWIEQHTGLIGAVGIVLLGIQIIPLFLTTRLMDNIQCSKATR